Part of the Halalkalibacter krulwichiae genome is shown below.
AAAGCTTATGCAAACTATACGTACGATGAAGAAGATTGGTTTGAAATGTATGTTGTCCAAAAAGAACATTTCCTAAAGGTTGCTCTTTCACAAGGTGTAATGAATTATGAATCTCGAGTTAAAGGAGCTGAAGTATTATGAGAAATCAACAAGCATTGGTCAAATTAATTGAGGGGATTGCAGATAATAAATATGTGTTAGGAGATCGTTTAGTAGAAGTTGGATTCAGTGGACCGGATATTGAATCAACTCTCTCGTCCGTTGCAATAGCACAAGGGGAATTGGGGCATGCAAGAATTTTATACAATTGGAGTCTAGACTTAAAAGGACATAAAGGTAGAAAGCCAGACCATAAATGTGAGACAGGTAAATCTTTTCGTGAGGTTCGTGAGATTAACAGTTGGGTGAAATTAATTGCTAGTTTCTATACAGTTAATTTGGCTATTGATATTGTAATGGAGTCACTAGCCGTTGCTGAAAATGAGGAGATTACAGCTTATATTAATAAAGTCTTTCTAGAACATAAGGAACACTGTGTCTATTCTGAAGGCTGGGCTTTAAAATTACTGAACGATCAAGGTGGAGTACCACGAAAGTTTGAGGAAGAACTGAATAAGGTGTTAGTAGAAGCAAAAGAGTGGTTAAAAGAAATTGAGGAGAATGAGGAATTAAGAGCATACTTAGCTTACACTAATTTAACTGAACTTTTTCAAAGAGACGTAGATCAGCTTAAAGACCAAGGGTTAATTGCCAATGTGTAAGAGAAAAGAACGACCTCACTGTTCATTTTGTCAATCGGAAAATGTGAAAGTTATTGCTCCATTTGGGACAGCACAGCTTGTAAGGCAGTTCTACTGTCATGATTGTAAAAGTGTGTTTGAGTATATCCGTTGGAGAAGTGAGAAACAAGATAAACATATTGAAAATGCAAGAGCGATCATGAATGCAAAATAAGAGTAAAGAGGCGTTTCTAAAGGTCAAACGAGACCTTTTGAGACGTCCTCTTTTTTTCGTTTCAGTTATGTTAAAGGGAAAATGGGAAAAAAAAGATCAACGTCGTGACTTTAATTGATGCTAAAATGAGTAAGGGTTTACATTCAAATAGCTTGGATCTAGAAGGGGAAGTCAACCGTGATAAAGATTGAACAATTCAAACAAAGAATTGAAGAAGAGTTACTACCATATATTGTCTTAAGCAGCCTAAACCAAAATGATCCAATTGTTGTAAAGAATAATACGAAAGATTGGCAGTTGGTAGGGTCTGGTAATTATGCTTCCGTTTTTTCTCATCCATCCGAAAAAGAGATCGTTGTGAAAGTTTATGGAAGAGAAGTTGAAGCGATAAAAGATGAAATTAGAGTGTATGAAGCTTTAGGTAATCACCCTGCCTACTCTGAGTTGTACGGTTATGGAGAGAATTATTTAATTTTAAAACGAATAACTGGCATTACTTTATATGATGCTGTTATTAAAGGTGTTGCGATTTCTCCCAAAGTGCTAATGGATATTGAAAAGGCCATTGATTATGCGAAAAAAGTGGGGTTGAATCCATTTGATGTACACGGCAAAAACATTGTCATGCAAAATGAAAAAGGGATTATTGTCGATGTCTCTGATTTTTATAAAAGCGGAGTGTGCAAAAAGTGGGAGGATCTACAGACAGCTTATAAGTGGTTTTACCAACCTTTTTTGTTAAAGAATCACCCTCGGATCCCTGTTTGGATGTTAAATTTAGTACGAAAAGGATATAGGGTCGCTCGAGGGATAGTTCCAATCAATAAGAGAAAATAGTTATCTTGCTAATAAGCGAAGTTTCGTGTTCTGAAAAAAAGGGATAGATAAAACGATGACAACCTTAGAGGAGGAAATATACGTAGACTCTTGGAGGGTCAAAAGGCAAGGGTGAGACCCCACAGTGCGTTAGCACGAGGAGGCTCACCAGCCGCCCGCGGAAAGTGAAGTATATTTCCGGAGCGGATGCTATGCACCGACCGTGATTACAATCGGATTTTTCATTAATAATAACGCTTTTGTCCCGGCAGTTTTAGTTTCCGGCACCGCGGTATTTTTTTACACCAGCATTCCATAATAATACAGATATTGTTAAAAAGACTAACCCCATTACAGGTGTTAAAAACGAATACACATACCATTCTTCTTTTTGTAGAAAATAGGCGGCAGGGTAGACACCTACAAAGGCGAATGGTAGGATCCAAGTTAAAATGTAACGGATCACACGGTGATAAATATCGATTGGATACCGGCCATAATTTCCAATGTTGTACATCATCGGCATGATATCTGTTCGACTATCTGACCAAGAACCTATAGATGCCAGTGAAATAAAAATTCCAGCATAAATAAAGGCACCGCCTATGACCATTGCAAGAAAGAGAAACACATCATACCAAGCGATCGTTAACCCGAGAGTTGTACCTGCGTAATACATAATAACAAGCCCTGTAATCACTCCAAACAGTGACTCTAGCTCCATGCGTTCCATAATAATCTGAAAGAGGCTATGAATTGGTCTTGTTAAAACACGGTCCATTTCTCCTTTAACGATATAGCGCTCATTAAAGTCCCAAATGTTGAAAAACGAGCTAAAGATAGCGTAAGGAACAAGGAAAAAACCATATATAAAAATGATTTCCTCGCGATTCCAGCCGCTTAGGAATGTAGTATGACCAAATACAACGAGAATGAAAATTAAATTTACCGCTTGGAAAAGGAGATCAGATAAAATTTCCACTATTGTATCAACACGATAGGTTAATCTCGTTTTTAAATATTGAGAGGCGTATTGAAAGAAAATAGATACATAGAACAAAGATTAGCCCCCCTGTACGATTAATTGTTTTTTTGCTAACATCCACAACAGTTGAATTGGGATGAGTAAAAGAACAGCCCAAAGTGCTTGTAACATAACTGCGGTATAGATTTCCCTTCCGACAAATCCTTCTGTGAAAATCATGCTAGGAATGTAACTAATGGCCTGAAATGGCAAGTACATCATGACAGATTGAGCCCATAAAGGATAAAAAGAAATTGGCAGAAGTAGGCCTGAAAATAAATCAATAACGACTCGTTTGGCACGAATTAACCCAGCGTTATTAAATAAGAAAAACGTCATAATTCCAGTTAATAGGTTAATTTGTGTATTAACGATAAAACTAAAAACTAATGATAGAAAGAAAAAGAACCAGGTTGTTAAGCTAGCAGAAAGACTAATAGGAAAAATGAGAGCGACAATCACCATTCCAGGCACCGAGAAAAACAATAATCGAAACAAGCCTTCTCCAAGACCTTGCATCGTCTTCATCCCTAAATAGTTATATGGCCGTATCATTTCGATTGCGACTTTTCCATCTTTAATTTCCATGGCGATTTCACGGTCAATATTATTAAAATAAAATGCTCTAGCCATCCATGCTACTGCCACATAAGTCGTCATTTGCAGGACTGATAACCCTTGAATGTTATCTTGCCCACTATAAATCGCAGTCCATAAAAAATAATAAGCACCAATATTAATGCTATATATTAAGATTCCACTATAATAGTTCGTTCGATAAGCAAGCATCATAAGGAAACGAACACGAATCATCTCAATGTAAGAACTCATGTCACTGCCATTCCTTCTTCATAAATCTTACGAATGATTTCCTCAGTTGATACTTCATTAATACGAACATTTTTAATTGGATTTTTTTGGACGACAATACTAATTAATTCAGAGACAATTCGTTCATCACCATTAACATTAGCGAGCCAAGTTGCTGCATCTTTTTGTTCCCATAAGACATTTGATGTTTCAGGAAGATCGGTTACAAACGTTTCTTTCAAAAATTCAAATTGAACTTGTTTTCCTTCAACTGCATTCATTTGAAGTTGGCTTAGTTTCCCGTCATAGACGATTTTTCCTTCATCTAACAAGACGACTCGTTCACAAAGCGCTTCAATATCCGTTAGATCATGTGTAGTAAGTAGTATCGTTGTTTTGTATTGTTCATTAATCTCTTTTAAGAATTTGCGGATTTTCAACTTAACTAACACGTCTAAGCCAATTGTCGGTTCATCCAAAAATAGTAAAGGAGGATTGTGGATTAAGGCAGCGGCTAGCTCGCAACGCATTCGTTGTCCTAATGATAACTTTCGAACTGGTTTATCTAGTAATGGACCGATCTCTAACGTTTCGATTACATGACCCATGTGATTTTCATAGTCTTCATCAGAAACACGATAGACTTTCTTTAATAAGCGAAATGACTCTTGAACAGCGATATCCCACCATAATTGAGAGCGTTGACCGAAGACTACACCGATAGAGCGAACAAATTGCTCTCTTTCTTTATGTGGATTCATGCCGTTGACAACAATTGAGCCTGATGTTGGGGTGAGGATTCCAGTCAGCATTTTAATTGTTGTTGATTTGCCAGCACCATTTTCCCCTATGTAACCAACCATTTCTCCTTGCTTCACTGTTAAAGAAATATTATCAACTGCAGCAAGTACTTTATAATTTCTGGTAAACAAATCACGAAAGGCACCTGTTAACCCAGAGCGACTTGAATACGATTTAAATTCCTTGCGTAAATGATGAACCTCAATTACGTTCTTATTTACGTTCACAGACATTCCTCCTAAGGGTAACTAATCAGCCTTTGATTACGAGGCTTTATTTGTATGAAAACCAAATAATAGTTTAACTCTTAGTTTGAAATCGGGCAAGTGGCTGAGCTTTTCTAAAAAGAAGAGGTTTAACCTTGACCAATTTGTTAAGGGATTAAAAATAGGGTAGATAAAATTAGCTATAAGGTATGAACGGGGAAGTCAACTGATTTTTTTGAAGGTCATAAGATATTATTTTCACAGCGATCGCTTAGCGAATTCCTAAAAAGGTAGTCGTTCTTTCTACGAAGAGAGGAACTTTACGTTTCTTTACTCTTTTAAATCTAAGTAAATGTTAATTAATACATCTAACTCTTCGCTACACCTTAAAACCTCGTTTGATAGAATTCCAAATTTACTAACATATATATGAAGCTGTTTCCGTTTTTGTTCGATCTTCGTAACCAATTCATTTTTCTTCATAGAGTTTTTCTCCTGAATTATCTTCTCTTATTACTATGGTAAACGATCTTTTACACATAAATTTTATTTTAATACATTTCTTACTAGTTTCTCAACATAATTACAAATATTAGAGAAGATATATAGGGAGGTAATTAAGTTAGATAGGTAAGTTCATTTCTTTTGGTACGAAAATACTACAAATATTATATAATGATTGTACGACAATAAGTGTTAATCATAAAAAAGGAAGTTACTAGATTTATATAAAATAGAAAAGGATGATAAAAGGTATCAAACGACTGTTTACCTTTTATCATCCTTGATCTTATTTATTTAGCAAAGGTCGATTTTGCAAATAATAGGGTAGGTTAGCGCTCTTTCCTGAAACGATATCTTCAGCGATGATTTTCGCGAGGATTTGACTATAGACTGTTCCGTTATCCCCAAATCCAAATAGAAAATAGCTATTCGGTCTATCATCATAAATCCCAATAATCGGCAAACCATCTATCGTTCCACCGTAAAAAGCTGCTAAAGAATATTCTGGGGTGATTCTAACATTTGGGAATAATTTATGAAATTCTTCAATTAGCCTTTTCTTTTTATGAACAAGCTTGCTATCACGATCCTCAGGATAGTTCGTGTTGTCATCTAGGCCGCCAATAATAATGCGATTGTCAGCCGTTGTGCGAGTATATACATATGGACGGGCTGTTTCCCAAATTAAAGTTCGATTGTACCAAAATGAAAGATCTGGGACGGGAGCTGTCGTTACTGTATACGTACTGACAAAAGATGCTTGTTTTTCTTTTTTAAAATCAATGCCTTCATAGCCAGCGCAATAAATAACTCGTTTTGCATGAATGGTATGTCCATTTTTTGTTCGTGCTGATACTTTCTTTCGTTTTTCATCAAACATTTGTCCGTTCATTTCTGTTTGTTCAAAGATACGAACATTTTTCTGTGCAGCATACTGCATTAATCCATGTGTGAATTTATAAGGGTTCATTTCTGCATCATTATAAGAATAAATTGCAGCTTTTTTTCTAAAAGAATATTTGTTCTCGATTTCATCTGCATCTAAAAAATTTAATTCAAATTGATGTTTTCTTAATAAGGTATACTCTTGTTTGAGACGTTCTACATCTTCTGGATAACTGGCAAAGTATAAGGAATCTCTTCTTTTAAATTCACAATCTAAATTGACGGTTTGTGCGGCTTCTTCCATTTCATTTATCGCCTCGCGACAAAGCTGTAAATGTTTCGATATGTATGATTCTCCGAACGTATTTACTAAATCGATAAAAAGTTTCTCTCCCGAATATTGAATGAAAGCCGTATTCGTACTAGTACTTCCCTGCCCAATCTTGTTCTTTTCAATGACTACGACATCTAAGTTTTTATCAGTTAAATAGTACGCACATTGAGCACCGGAACTACCGCCGCCTACAATTAACACATCACAAGTAAGGTCTTCATCTAGGACAGGATAAGAGGGGGCATCTGGATAAGTCGTTGACCAATAATAAGTACCGGATTTAACATTCATTTTCGTCACTCCTCACATATCGTTCATCGGTAGTATGAGAAGATAAAAGGAAAATCATGCTTATTATATGAGTAAGTTAAAAATCATGTCGTGTAGTTTTGAAATAATTAGGATATGCTTAATTAGAATAGACAACGATCGACGTTGTTTGAAAAATACATAGGAGTGTTGAGAATGGCAATTGATGTTTATATCAATTTTAACGGCAACTGTCGTGAAGCGGTGGAATTTTATGCTGATGTATTTGGAACAGAAAAGCCACAATTTATGACTTTTAAAGATGCACCGCCTAATCCTGAATATCCCCTTCCAGAGGAAGCGAACGATTTAATTATGCACACAAGACTAATGATTAATGGCAGCACGGTCATGTTTTCAGATGTTTTCCCGGGCTCTCCTTTTATTCAAGGAAACAATATCAGTCTTACTGTTGTTCATGAGGATCAAGCAACGATTCAATCCTATTTTAATAAGCTAAAAGAAGGTGGGAAAGTAGGGATGGAGCTACAAGAAACCTTTTGGAGTAAATGCTACGGGTCTGTACGTGATCAATATGGAGTTGAGTGGCAGTTGAGTCAGGGTACTGGTGCAGAGTAGAAGTTTAGTGTGAGAGTGATAGGAAGATAGGTGTGTATATGTCACCTTTCTTCCTCCATATCCTAGATTTAGTTTTTGTGATTATTGAGCCAGCGCTCTACATTGATTAAGGAAGCATCAGCAAACCGCTGGAGAACATCATATGTTATATAGCCGATATGTGGGGTTAAGACAGTATTTGTACTCTCTTGAAATGGATTGTCTTGTAATGGCTCATT
Proteins encoded:
- a CDS encoding ABC transporter ATP-binding protein; protein product: MNVNKNVIEVHHLRKEFKSYSSRSGLTGAFRDLFTRNYKVLAAVDNISLTVKQGEMVGYIGENGAGKSTTIKMLTGILTPTSGSIVVNGMNPHKEREQFVRSIGVVFGQRSQLWWDIAVQESFRLLKKVYRVSDEDYENHMGHVIETLEIGPLLDKPVRKLSLGQRMRCELAAALIHNPPLLFLDEPTIGLDVLVKLKIRKFLKEINEQYKTTILLTTHDLTDIEALCERVVLLDEGKIVYDGKLSQLQMNAVEGKQVQFEFLKETFVTDLPETSNVLWEQKDAATWLANVNGDERIVSELISIVVQKNPIKNVRINEVSTEEIIRKIYEEGMAVT
- a CDS encoding VOC family protein, with amino-acid sequence MAIDVYINFNGNCREAVEFYADVFGTEKPQFMTFKDAPPNPEYPLPEEANDLIMHTRLMINGSTVMFSDVFPGSPFIQGNNISLTVVHEDQATIQSYFNKLKEGGKVGMELQETFWSKCYGSVRDQYGVEWQLSQGTGAE
- a CDS encoding aspartyl-phosphate phosphatase Spo0E family protein, encoding MKKNELVTKIEQKRKQLHIYVSKFGILSNEVLRCSEELDVLINIYLDLKE
- a CDS encoding ABC transporter permease; this translates as MSSYIEMIRVRFLMMLAYRTNYYSGILIYSINIGAYYFLWTAIYSGQDNIQGLSVLQMTTYVAVAWMARAFYFNNIDREIAMEIKDGKVAIEMIRPYNYLGMKTMQGLGEGLFRLLFFSVPGMVIVALIFPISLSASLTTWFFFFLSLVFSFIVNTQINLLTGIMTFFLFNNAGLIRAKRVVIDLFSGLLLPISFYPLWAQSVMMYLPFQAISYIPSMIFTEGFVGREIYTAVMLQALWAVLLLIPIQLLWMLAKKQLIVQGG
- a CDS encoding NAD(P)/FAD-dependent oxidoreductase — translated: MNVKSGTYYWSTTYPDAPSYPVLDEDLTCDVLIVGGGSSGAQCAYYLTDKNLDVVVIEKNKIGQGSTSTNTAFIQYSGEKLFIDLVNTFGESYISKHLQLCREAINEMEEAAQTVNLDCEFKRRDSLYFASYPEDVERLKQEYTLLRKHQFELNFLDADEIENKYSFRKKAAIYSYNDAEMNPYKFTHGLMQYAAQKNVRIFEQTEMNGQMFDEKRKKVSARTKNGHTIHAKRVIYCAGYEGIDFKKEKQASFVSTYTVTTAPVPDLSFWYNRTLIWETARPYVYTRTTADNRIIIGGLDDNTNYPEDRDSKLVHKKKRLIEEFHKLFPNVRITPEYSLAAFYGGTIDGLPIIGIYDDRPNSYFLFGFGDNGTVYSQILAKIIAEDIVSGKSANLPYYLQNRPLLNK
- a CDS encoding PaaD-like zinc ribbon domain-containing protein; translation: MCKRKERPHCSFCQSENVKVIAPFGTAQLVRQFYCHDCKSVFEYIRWRSEKQDKHIENARAIMNAK
- a CDS encoding Phenylacetic acid catabolic protein, with amino-acid sequence MRNQQALVKLIEGIADNKYVLGDRLVEVGFSGPDIESTLSSVAIAQGELGHARILYNWSLDLKGHKGRKPDHKCETGKSFREVREINSWVKLIASFYTVNLAIDIVMESLAVAENEEITAYINKVFLEHKEHCVYSEGWALKLLNDQGGVPRKFEEELNKVLVEAKEWLKEIEENEELRAYLAYTNLTELFQRDVDQLKDQGLIANV
- a CDS encoding ABC transporter permease, producing MFYVSIFFQYASQYLKTRLTYRVDTIVEILSDLLFQAVNLIFILVVFGHTTFLSGWNREEIIFIYGFFLVPYAIFSSFFNIWDFNERYIVKGEMDRVLTRPIHSLFQIIMERMELESLFGVITGLVIMYYAGTTLGLTIAWYDVFLFLAMVIGGAFIYAGIFISLASIGSWSDSRTDIMPMMYNIGNYGRYPIDIYHRVIRYILTWILPFAFVGVYPAAYFLQKEEWYVYSFLTPVMGLVFLTISVLLWNAGVKKYRGAGN
- a CDS encoding serine/threonine protein kinase — translated: MIKIEQFKQRIEEELLPYIVLSSLNQNDPIVVKNNTKDWQLVGSGNYASVFSHPSEKEIVVKVYGREVEAIKDEIRVYEALGNHPAYSELYGYGENYLILKRITGITLYDAVIKGVAISPKVLMDIEKAIDYAKKVGLNPFDVHGKNIVMQNEKGIIVDVSDFYKSGVCKKWEDLQTAYKWFYQPFLLKNHPRIPVWMLNLVRKGYRVARGIVPINKRK